One stretch of Alcaligenes faecalis DNA includes these proteins:
- the rplL gene encoding 50S ribosomal protein L7/L12, whose product MATKAEILDAIGAMSVLELSELIKEMEEKFGVSAAAAAVAVAAPAAGGAAAAAEEQTEFTVFLADVGANKVSVIKVVREITGLGLKEAKDLVDGAPKAVKEGLSKADAEDAQKKLEEAGAKIELK is encoded by the coding sequence ATGGCTACTAAAGCTGAAATCCTTGACGCCATCGGCGCAATGTCCGTGCTCGAACTGTCCGAGCTGATCAAAGAAATGGAAGAAAAATTCGGTGTGTCGGCTGCTGCCGCCGCTGTTGCTGTTGCAGCTCCTGCTGCTGGTGGCGCTGCTGCTGCCGCTGAAGAGCAAACCGAATTCACCGTGTTCCTGGCTGACGTTGGCGCAAACAAAGTTAGCGTCATTAAAGTCGTGCGCGAAATCACCGGTCTGGGCCTGAAAGAAGCCAAAGATCTGGTTGACGGTGCTCCTAAGGCTGTTAAAGAAGGCCTGTCCAAAGCTGATGCTGAAGACGCTCAGAAGAAGCTGGAAGAAGCTGGCGCCAAGATCGAGCTCAAGTAA
- the rpoC gene encoding DNA-directed RNA polymerase subunit beta', with protein MKALLDLFKQVTQDEQFDAIKIGIASPEKIRSWSFGEVRKPETINYRTFKPERDGLFCAKIFGPIKDYECLCGKYKRLKHRGVICEKCGVEVTVSKVRRERMGHIELACPVAHIWFLKSLPSRLGMVLDMTLRDIERVLYFEAWCVIEPGMTPLKRGQIMSDDDFLAKTEEYGDDFHALMGAEAVRELLRTIDIDREVERLRAELKATGSDAKIKKISKRLKVLEGFQKSGIKPDWMIMEVLPVLPPDLRPLVPLDGGRFATSDLNDLYRRVINRNNRLKRLLELKAPDIILRNEKRMLQESVDSLLDNGRRGKAMTGANKRQLKSLADMIKGKSGRFRQNLLGKRVDYSGRSVIVVGPQLKLHQCGLPKLMALELFKPFIFNRLELMGLATTIKAAKKLVESQEPVVWDILEEVIREHPVMLNRAPTLHRLGIQAFEPVLIEGKAIQLHPLVCAAFNADFDGDQMAVHVPLSLEAQLEARTLMLASNNVLFPANGEPSIVPSQDIVLGLYYATRELVNGKGEGLFLADVAEVQRAYDNKEVELQTRLTVRIEEFEKGEDGEWVKTIKRYETTAGRALLSEILPKGMPFTALNRALKKKEISRLINQSFRRCGLRATVIFADKLMQSGFRLATRGGISIAMNDMVVPVVKESILAQASNEVKEIDKQYSSGLVTAQERYNNVVDIWGKAGDRVGKAMMEQLASEPVTNRFGEEVRQESFNSIYMMADSGARGSAAQIRQLAGMRGLMAKPDGSIIETPITANFREGLNVLQYFISTHGARKGLADTALKTANSGYLTRRLVDVTQDLVITEDDCGTKGGYTMKAILDGGEVIEPLRDLILGRVASTDIVNPDNQELVIPAGTLLNEDLVDLIDNLGIDEVKIRTPLTCETRHGLCASCYGRDLGRGVLVNRGEAIGVIAAQSIGEPGTQLTMRTFHIGGAASRAALASSVETKTAGTIGFEIGLRYVTNAKGERVAISRSGEIVIFDDNRRERERHKVPYGATITVGDGEAIKAGQRLASWDPLTRPIVSEYTGTVRFENIEEGVTVARQVDEVTGLSTLVVITPKTRGGKITMRPQIKLLNEQGQEIKIAGTDHMVNISFPVGALITVRDGQQVSVGEILARIPQESQKTRDITGGLPRVAELFEARSPKDAGLLAEVTGTVSFGKDTKGKQRLVITDLDGVSHEFLIPKEKQVLAHDGQVVNKGEMIVDGPADPHDILRLKGIEKLANYIVNEVQDVYRLQGVKINDKHIEVIVRQMLRRVNIVDAGDTNFITGEQVERSELLNENDRVLAENGIPATYENVLLGITKASLSTDSFISAASFQETTRVLTEAAIMGKTDDLRGLKENVIVGRLIPAGTGMAFHSARKEKEAFEVAERKAARELENPFASAPEPSEDPVFVSGASEPEQQPEAPEGDQE; from the coding sequence ATGAAAGCGCTACTCGATCTCTTTAAACAAGTCACTCAGGACGAGCAGTTCGATGCCATCAAGATCGGCATCGCCTCGCCCGAGAAGATCCGGTCCTGGTCTTTCGGAGAAGTCCGCAAGCCAGAGACCATCAACTATCGCACGTTCAAACCCGAGCGCGATGGCCTGTTTTGCGCCAAGATTTTTGGTCCCATCAAGGACTACGAATGCTTGTGCGGTAAATACAAGCGCCTGAAACATCGTGGCGTCATCTGCGAGAAGTGTGGCGTTGAAGTCACCGTCTCCAAGGTGCGTCGCGAGCGCATGGGTCACATTGAACTGGCCTGCCCGGTTGCTCACATCTGGTTCCTGAAGAGCCTGCCATCCCGTCTGGGCATGGTGCTGGACATGACCCTGCGTGACATCGAGCGCGTGCTGTACTTTGAAGCCTGGTGCGTGATCGAACCTGGTATGACCCCGCTCAAGCGCGGTCAGATCATGTCCGACGACGATTTCCTGGCCAAGACTGAAGAATACGGTGACGACTTCCACGCCCTGATGGGTGCGGAAGCCGTGCGCGAACTGCTGCGTACCATCGACATCGATCGCGAAGTCGAGCGCCTGCGTGCCGAACTGAAAGCCACTGGCTCGGATGCCAAGATCAAGAAGATCTCCAAGCGTCTGAAAGTGCTGGAAGGCTTCCAGAAATCCGGCATCAAGCCAGACTGGATGATCATGGAAGTGCTGCCCGTGCTGCCACCGGACCTGCGTCCGCTGGTACCACTGGACGGCGGCCGCTTTGCGACTTCCGACCTGAACGATCTGTACCGCCGCGTTATCAACCGTAATAACCGTTTGAAGCGTCTGCTGGAACTGAAGGCTCCGGACATCATCCTGCGCAACGAAAAACGTATGCTGCAAGAGTCCGTGGACTCCTTGCTGGATAACGGTCGTCGCGGTAAAGCCATGACTGGCGCCAACAAGCGTCAACTGAAGTCCTTGGCTGACATGATCAAGGGCAAGAGCGGTCGTTTCCGTCAGAACCTGCTGGGCAAGCGCGTGGACTACTCCGGTCGTTCCGTGATTGTGGTGGGTCCTCAGCTGAAACTGCACCAGTGCGGTCTGCCCAAGCTGATGGCGCTGGAACTGTTCAAGCCTTTCATCTTCAACCGTCTGGAATTGATGGGTCTGGCTACGACCATCAAGGCAGCCAAGAAGTTGGTGGAAAGCCAGGAACCGGTGGTGTGGGACATCCTCGAAGAGGTGATCCGCGAACATCCGGTCATGCTGAACCGTGCGCCTACGCTGCACCGTTTGGGTATTCAGGCTTTTGAACCGGTCCTGATCGAAGGTAAAGCGATTCAGCTGCACCCCCTGGTGTGTGCCGCCTTTAACGCTGACTTTGACGGTGACCAGATGGCCGTTCACGTGCCGCTGTCGCTGGAAGCCCAGCTGGAAGCGCGCACCCTGATGCTGGCCTCCAACAACGTGCTGTTCCCCGCCAACGGTGAACCGTCCATCGTTCCTTCCCAGGATATCGTGTTGGGTCTGTACTACGCGACCCGCGAACTGGTGAATGGCAAGGGCGAAGGCTTGTTCCTGGCTGACGTGGCTGAAGTTCAGCGCGCCTACGACAACAAGGAAGTCGAGCTGCAAACTCGTCTGACCGTCCGTATCGAAGAATTCGAGAAGGGCGAAGACGGTGAGTGGGTCAAGACCATCAAGCGTTACGAAACGACTGCTGGCCGTGCCTTGCTGTCCGAAATTCTGCCCAAGGGCATGCCTTTCACCGCACTGAACCGTGCGTTGAAGAAGAAAGAAATTTCGCGTCTGATCAACCAGTCCTTCCGTCGCTGCGGCCTGCGTGCCACCGTGATTTTCGCGGACAAGCTGATGCAGTCCGGTTTCCGTCTGGCAACTCGTGGTGGTATTTCCATCGCGATGAATGACATGGTTGTGCCTGTCGTCAAGGAAAGCATCCTGGCTCAGGCTAGCAACGAAGTTAAAGAAATTGACAAGCAGTACTCCTCCGGTCTGGTGACGGCTCAGGAACGCTACAACAACGTAGTGGACATCTGGGGCAAAGCCGGTGACCGCGTGGGTAAGGCCATGATGGAGCAACTGGCTTCCGAGCCAGTGACCAACCGTTTTGGTGAAGAAGTACGCCAAGAGTCCTTCAACTCCATCTACATGATGGCGGACTCCGGTGCTCGTGGTTCGGCTGCACAGATTCGTCAGCTGGCTGGTATGCGTGGTCTGATGGCCAAGCCTGATGGCTCCATTATTGAAACGCCTATTACCGCGAACTTCCGTGAAGGTCTGAACGTACTGCAGTACTTTATTTCGACTCACGGTGCTCGTAAGGGTCTGGCCGATACGGCCTTGAAGACGGCTAACTCCGGTTACCTGACTCGTCGTCTGGTCGACGTGACTCAAGATCTGGTCATTACCGAAGACGATTGCGGTACCAAGGGCGGCTACACCATGAAAGCCATCCTGGATGGTGGTGAGGTTATCGAGCCCCTGCGCGATCTGATTCTGGGCCGTGTGGCCTCGACCGACATCGTCAACCCTGACAATCAGGAACTGGTTATCCCCGCCGGCACTTTGCTGAACGAGGACCTGGTCGACCTGATCGACAACCTGGGTATTGATGAAGTCAAGATCCGTACTCCGCTGACTTGCGAAACCCGTCACGGCTTGTGCGCAAGCTGCTACGGTCGCGATCTGGGCCGTGGTGTGCTGGTTAACCGTGGTGAAGCCATCGGTGTTATCGCTGCTCAGTCCATCGGTGAACCGGGTACTCAGCTGACCATGCGTACGTTCCACATTGGTGGTGCGGCTTCGCGTGCAGCGCTGGCAAGCTCGGTGGAAACCAAGACGGCCGGTACGATCGGTTTTGAAATCGGTCTGCGCTACGTGACCAACGCCAAGGGCGAACGTGTTGCGATCTCCCGTTCCGGTGAAATCGTCATTTTTGACGACAACCGCCGCGAACGCGAACGCCACAAAGTGCCTTACGGCGCCACCATTACGGTGGGCGATGGTGAAGCCATCAAGGCTGGCCAACGTCTGGCAAGCTGGGATCCGCTGACCCGTCCTATCGTGTCCGAGTACACCGGTACCGTTCGCTTCGAGAACATCGAAGAAGGCGTGACCGTGGCTCGTCAAGTGGACGAAGTGACTGGTCTGTCGACTCTGGTTGTGATCACTCCCAAGACACGTGGTGGCAAGATCACCATGCGTCCTCAGATCAAGCTGCTGAACGAGCAAGGTCAGGAGATCAAGATCGCTGGTACCGACCACATGGTCAATATCTCCTTCCCAGTGGGTGCGCTGATTACCGTTCGCGACGGTCAGCAAGTGTCCGTGGGTGAGATTCTGGCGCGTATTCCTCAAGAATCGCAAAAGACTCGGGATATTACCGGGGGTCTGCCACGTGTGGCCGAACTGTTCGAAGCTCGTTCGCCCAAGGACGCCGGTCTGCTGGCCGAAGTTACGGGTACGGTTTCCTTCGGTAAAGACACCAAGGGCAAACAGCGTCTGGTCATTACCGACCTGGACGGCGTCAGCCACGAGTTCCTGATTCCGAAGGAAAAACAGGTTCTGGCTCACGACGGTCAAGTGGTGAACAAGGGCGAGATGATTGTGGACGGCCCAGCCGACCCGCACGACATCCTGCGCTTGAAGGGTATCGAGAAGCTGGCCAACTACATTGTTAACGAAGTGCAGGACGTTTACCGTCTGCAAGGTGTGAAGATCAACGACAAGCACATTGAAGTGATTGTTCGTCAGATGCTGCGCCGCGTGAACATTGTGGATGCCGGTGATACCAACTTCATCACGGGTGAACAGGTTGAACGCTCCGAACTGCTGAACGAGAACGATCGCGTCCTGGCCGAAAACGGTATTCCAGCTACGTACGAAAACGTGCTGCTGGGTATTACCAAGGCCTCGCTGTCGACCGACTCCTTCATCTCGGCGGCTTCCTTCCAGGAAACCACCCGCGTGTTGACCGAAGCGGCCATCATGGGCAAAACCGACGATCTGCGTGGTCTGAAAGAAAACGTGATCGTGGGTCGTCTGATTCCTGCTGGTACCGGTATGGCCTTCCATTCCGCCCGCAAGGAAAAAGAAGCCTTTGAAGTGGCAGAGCGCAAAGCAGCCCGTGAACTGGAAAACCCGTTCGCATCGGCTCCTGAGCCTTCGGAAGATCCGGTCTTTGTGTCCGGTGCCTCCGAGCCCGAGCAGCAGCCTGAAGCCCCAGAAGGCGATCAGGAATAA
- the azu gene encoding azurin, producing the protein MFAKLAFTAVLGLASVPAFAACDVTIEGNDSMQFNTKSIVVDKTCKEFTINLKHTGKLPKAAMGHNVVISKKADESAVATDGMKAGLDNNYVKAGDERVIAHTDVVGGGESTSVTFDVSKLQAGEDYAFFCSFPGHWSIMTGEIKLGS; encoded by the coding sequence ATGTTTGCCAAACTTGCTTTCACAGCCGTTCTTGGATTGGCCAGCGTGCCTGCTTTTGCTGCTTGCGACGTTACCATCGAAGGCAATGACTCCATGCAGTTCAACACCAAGAGCATCGTTGTTGACAAGACATGCAAGGAATTCACAATCAACCTGAAACACACCGGCAAGCTGCCTAAAGCAGCCATGGGCCACAACGTCGTTATCTCGAAGAAAGCCGATGAAAGCGCTGTTGCTACCGATGGCATGAAAGCCGGTCTGGACAACAACTACGTTAAAGCCGGTGACGAGCGCGTGATCGCTCACACTGACGTGGTCGGCGGCGGTGAAAGCACCTCCGTAACCTTTGACGTCTCCAAGCTGCAAGCCGGCGAAGACTACGCTTTCTTTTGCTCCTTCCCAGGTCACTGGAGCATCATGACTGGCGAAATCAAGCTGGGTAGCTAA
- the rplJ gene encoding 50S ribosomal protein L10: MSLNREEKAVVIEEVTAELAKAQSIIIAEYRGLDVASATVLRKKARESGVYLRVLKNTLVRRSLEGTSFDGISSQLVGPLMYAISEDPVAAAKVVADFAKTNDKLVVMGGALPNSVLNADGVKALATMPSRDELLAKLLGTMQAPIATFVRTLNEVPTKFVRGLAAVRDQKEAA, from the coding sequence GTGAGTCTCAATCGTGAAGAGAAAGCGGTAGTCATCGAAGAAGTCACTGCCGAACTGGCAAAGGCCCAATCGATCATTATCGCCGAGTACCGTGGTCTGGACGTCGCTTCTGCTACCGTATTGCGCAAAAAAGCGCGTGAGTCTGGCGTCTACCTGCGTGTGTTGAAAAACACCCTGGTTCGTCGTTCGTTGGAAGGTACCTCGTTTGACGGTATCTCCAGCCAGCTCGTGGGTCCTCTGATGTACGCCATCAGTGAAGATCCCGTTGCTGCGGCGAAAGTCGTTGCAGATTTTGCCAAGACCAATGACAAATTGGTCGTCATGGGCGGTGCGCTGCCCAATAGCGTTCTGAATGCTGATGGTGTTAAGGCTCTGGCCACAATGCCCTCGCGCGACGAATTGCTGGCGAAACTGCTGGGCACCATGCAAGCACCTATCGCTACTTTTGTGCGTACGCTTAACGAAGTTCCCACCAAGTTTGTTCGCGGCCTGGCGGCTGTGCGCGATCAGAAAGAAGCTGCGTAA
- the rpoB gene encoding DNA-directed RNA polymerase subunit beta, which yields MPYSYTEKKRIRKSFAKREDVQQVPYLLATQLHSFRTFLQKDTLPSQRKVEGLQEAFSSIFPIVSHNQMARLEFVSYTLGEPVFDVKECQLRGLTYASPLRAKVRLVLMDREVSKPTVKEVKEQEVYMGEMPLMTDNGSFVINGTERVIVSQLHRSPGVFFEHDRGKTHSSGKLLFSARVIPYRGSWLDFEFDPKDILFFRIDRRRKMPVTILLKAIGLTPEQILAHFFEFDHIELHQEGGKLQFVPEHWKGEVARFDITDRDGRVLVEKDKRINAKHLRDLQAAKIEYISIPEDFLLGRVLAKNIINAETGEVIANANDEITESILAEMRAANVRDFETLYINELDQGGFISLTLRTDETADSNAARIAIYRMMRPGEPPTEEAVEALFNRLFYSEESYDLSRVGRMKVNSRLGRGDSIEGPMTLTDEDILDTIQVLVSLRNGRGQIDDIDHLGNRRVRCVGELAENQFRAGLVRVERAVKERLGQAETENLMPHDLINSKPISAAVKEFFGSSQLSQFMDQTNPLSEITHKRRVSALGPGGLTRERAGFEVRDVHPTHYGRVCPIETPEGPNIGLINSMALYARLNEYGFLETPYRKIVDGKVSEQIDYLSAIEESNYVIAQANAELTEDGAFADDLVACREAGETMMTAPENIHYMDVAPSQIVSVAASLIPFLEHDDANRALMGANMQRQAVPCLRPEKPLVGTGIERTVAVDSGTTVQARRGGVVVDVDAQRVVIRVHDDENVAGEVGVDIYNMTKYTRSNQNTNINQRPIVKRGDIVARGDVLADGASTDLGELALGQNMLIAFMPWNGYNFEDSILISEKVVADDRYTSVHIEELTVVARDTKLGPEDITRDISNLSEIQLNRLDDSGIVYIGAEVRADDVLVGKVTPKGETQLTPEEKLLRAIFGEKASDVKDTSLRVPSGMVGTVIDVQVFTREGIERDKRAQSIIDDELRRYRQDLNDQLQIVEDDAFDRALKFLVGKTVNGGPRKLPKGTELAADYLNDLDRWQWFDIRLADEQHALVLEHTKESLEQKRHQFDLAFEEKRKKLTQGDELPPGVLKMVKVYLAVKRRLQPGDKMAGRHGNKGVVSRIVPVEDMPHMADGTPVDIVLNPLGVPSRMNVGQVLEVHLGWAAKGIGHRINDMMQEEKNVQVSELRAFLDKVYNTAGKKTRINELTDDEVMNMATNLQKGLPLATPVFDGATEQEIDQMLRLAYPDDIAENLQLAPHRTQVRLFDGRTGEAFERMVTVGYMHYLKLHHLVDDKMHARSTGPYSLVTQQPLGGKAQFGGQRFGEMEVWALEAYGAAYTLQEMLTVKSDDIAGRTKVYENIVKGDHVIDAGMPESFNVLVKEIRSLSLDMDLERK from the coding sequence ATGCCTTATTCGTACACCGAAAAAAAGCGCATACGCAAGAGCTTCGCCAAACGTGAAGACGTACAGCAGGTTCCTTACCTGTTGGCTACCCAGCTGCATTCTTTCAGAACCTTCTTGCAGAAGGACACGCTGCCTTCTCAGCGTAAGGTTGAAGGCTTGCAGGAAGCTTTCAGTTCCATATTTCCAATAGTAAGCCATAACCAAATGGCGCGGCTAGAGTTCGTGAGCTATACGCTCGGCGAGCCGGTGTTCGACGTCAAAGAGTGTCAACTTCGTGGTTTGACCTATGCCTCCCCCTTGCGGGCGAAGGTTCGTCTGGTCCTCATGGACCGCGAGGTGAGCAAGCCTACCGTCAAGGAAGTAAAAGAGCAAGAAGTCTACATGGGCGAAATGCCCCTGATGACTGATAACGGCTCTTTTGTGATCAACGGTACCGAACGAGTCATCGTTTCCCAGCTGCACCGTTCCCCCGGCGTGTTCTTTGAACATGACCGCGGTAAAACGCACAGCTCGGGCAAGTTGCTGTTCTCGGCGCGCGTGATTCCTTACCGTGGTTCCTGGCTGGACTTCGAGTTCGATCCCAAGGACATTCTGTTCTTCCGTATCGACCGTCGTCGCAAGATGCCTGTGACTATCTTGCTAAAGGCCATTGGCCTGACGCCAGAGCAGATCCTGGCCCACTTCTTCGAGTTCGATCACATCGAACTGCACCAGGAAGGTGGCAAGCTGCAATTCGTTCCAGAACACTGGAAGGGCGAGGTTGCCCGTTTCGACATTACCGACCGTGACGGTCGCGTACTGGTTGAAAAGGACAAGCGTATCAATGCCAAGCATTTGCGCGACCTGCAAGCAGCCAAGATCGAATACATTTCCATCCCGGAAGATTTCCTTCTGGGTCGTGTGCTGGCCAAGAACATCATCAACGCCGAAACCGGCGAAGTGATTGCCAACGCCAACGACGAAATCACCGAATCCATTCTGGCCGAAATGCGCGCAGCCAATGTGCGTGATTTCGAGACCCTGTACATCAATGAACTGGACCAGGGCGGCTTTATCTCCCTGACCCTGCGCACGGATGAAACAGCGGATTCCAATGCTGCCCGTATCGCGATCTATCGCATGATGCGTCCCGGCGAGCCACCAACCGAAGAAGCGGTTGAGGCCCTGTTCAACCGTCTGTTCTACAGCGAAGAGTCCTACGACTTGTCGCGCGTGGGTCGTATGAAGGTCAACAGCCGTCTGGGCCGTGGTGACAGCATTGAAGGTCCCATGACCCTGACCGACGAAGACATCCTGGACACCATTCAGGTGCTGGTGAGTCTGCGTAACGGCCGCGGTCAGATCGACGATATCGATCACCTGGGTAACCGTCGTGTTCGTTGCGTTGGCGAATTGGCCGAAAACCAATTCCGCGCCGGTCTGGTGCGTGTGGAACGTGCTGTCAAGGAACGTCTGGGCCAGGCCGAGACCGAAAACCTGATGCCGCACGATCTGATCAACTCCAAGCCCATCTCTGCGGCTGTTAAAGAGTTCTTCGGTTCCAGCCAGCTGTCGCAGTTTATGGACCAAACCAACCCCTTGTCCGAGATCACGCACAAGCGTCGTGTTTCGGCACTGGGCCCTGGTGGTCTGACTCGTGAACGTGCGGGCTTTGAGGTGCGCGACGTGCACCCAACCCACTACGGTCGCGTGTGCCCGATTGAAACGCCTGAAGGTCCAAACATTGGTCTGATCAACTCCATGGCGCTGTACGCTCGTCTGAACGAGTACGGCTTCCTGGAAACGCCTTACCGCAAGATTGTTGACGGCAAGGTCAGTGAACAGATCGATTACCTGTCGGCTATTGAAGAAAGCAATTACGTCATCGCTCAGGCTAACGCCGAGTTGACCGAAGACGGTGCCTTTGCTGACGATCTGGTTGCCTGCCGTGAAGCTGGCGAAACCATGATGACTGCGCCAGAGAACATCCATTACATGGACGTGGCTCCTTCGCAGATCGTGTCTGTGGCTGCTTCGCTGATTCCGTTCCTGGAGCACGATGACGCCAACCGAGCACTGATGGGCGCCAACATGCAGCGTCAGGCAGTTCCTTGCCTGCGCCCTGAGAAGCCTTTGGTCGGTACCGGTATCGAACGTACTGTTGCTGTTGACTCGGGTACAACCGTACAAGCCCGTCGTGGCGGTGTGGTGGTAGACGTTGACGCACAGCGCGTGGTTATTCGCGTGCACGATGACGAGAACGTGGCTGGCGAGGTCGGTGTAGATATCTACAACATGACCAAGTACACCCGTTCCAACCAGAACACCAACATTAACCAGCGTCCTATCGTCAAACGTGGCGATATCGTGGCTCGTGGTGACGTGCTGGCTGACGGCGCATCGACTGACCTGGGCGAATTGGCTCTGGGTCAGAACATGCTGATCGCCTTTATGCCCTGGAACGGCTACAACTTCGAGGACTCGATTCTGATCTCCGAGAAGGTCGTGGCTGATGATCGCTACACTTCGGTTCACATCGAAGAGCTGACGGTTGTTGCCCGTGACACGAAGCTGGGGCCTGAGGATATCACTCGCGATATCAGCAACCTGTCCGAAATTCAGCTGAACCGTCTGGACGATTCCGGCATTGTGTACATCGGCGCCGAAGTGCGTGCCGACGACGTGCTGGTCGGTAAAGTGACACCCAAGGGTGAAACTCAGCTGACTCCGGAAGAAAAGCTGCTGCGCGCCATTTTTGGTGAAAAAGCCTCTGACGTTAAAGACACCTCCCTGCGCGTGCCTTCGGGCATGGTCGGTACGGTGATCGACGTTCAAGTCTTTACCCGTGAAGGTATCGAGCGTGACAAGCGCGCCCAGTCCATCATTGATGATGAACTGCGTCGCTACCGCCAGGACCTGAACGACCAGCTGCAAATCGTTGAAGACGACGCCTTTGACCGTGCCTTGAAGTTCCTGGTCGGCAAAACCGTCAACGGTGGTCCACGCAAGCTGCCCAAGGGCACCGAGCTGGCCGCTGATTACCTGAACGATCTGGATCGCTGGCAGTGGTTCGACATCCGTCTGGCTGACGAGCAACACGCACTGGTGCTGGAGCACACCAAGGAATCCTTGGAGCAAAAGCGTCACCAGTTCGACTTGGCTTTTGAAGAAAAGCGCAAGAAGCTCACCCAAGGCGACGAGCTGCCTCCTGGCGTGCTGAAGATGGTCAAGGTTTACCTGGCTGTTAAGCGTCGTCTGCAGCCTGGTGACAAGATGGCCGGTCGTCACGGTAACAAGGGTGTGGTTTCCCGCATCGTTCCCGTGGAAGACATGCCGCACATGGCTGACGGTACTCCTGTGGACATCGTTCTGAACCCGCTGGGCGTGCCTTCGCGTATGAACGTGGGTCAGGTTCTGGAAGTTCACCTGGGTTGGGCTGCCAAGGGTATTGGCCACCGCATCAACGACATGATGCAAGAAGAAAAGAACGTGCAGGTTTCCGAACTGCGCGCGTTCCTGGACAAGGTCTACAACACTGCCGGCAAGAAGACTCGCATCAACGAGTTGACTGACGACGAAGTGATGAACATGGCCACCAACTTGCAGAAAGGTCTGCCATTGGCAACGCCAGTGTTCGACGGTGCAACCGAGCAGGAAATCGACCAGATGTTGCGTCTGGCCTACCCTGACGACATCGCCGAGAACCTGCAGCTGGCACCACACCGCACTCAGGTTCGCCTGTTTGATGGTCGTACCGGCGAAGCCTTTGAGCGTATGGTCACCGTAGGCTACATGCACTACCTGAAGCTGCATCACCTGGTCGATGACAAGATGCACGCTCGTTCCACTGGCCCATACTCGCTGGTTACTCAGCAGCCGCTGGGTGGTAAGGCGCAGTTCGGTGGTCAGCGTTTCGGGGAGATGGAAGTCTGGGCGCTGGAAGCTTATGGCGCCGCCTACACCCTGCAGGAAATGCTCACGGTTAAATCCGACGACATCGCCGGCCGTACCAAGGTCTACGAGAACATTGTCAAGGGTGACCACGTGATCGACGCCGGTATGCCGGAGTCCTTTAACGTTCTGGTCAAGGAAATCCGTTCCTTGTCCCTGGACATGGATTTGGAGCGTAAATAA
- a CDS encoding LysE family translocator has translation MSLFLLIASTHFLALLSPGPDFFLIARSTLAHGRWVASGACAGVGLANGLYISLALTGFARMSTGSPLFLLLQGAGGLYLLYLGVKFLQAAHHSTQQRISASGASTGGWWHHALLGLLSGLLNPKNALFYASLASVLASSRAGTGLHILLGLWMFFIVLLWDLFITVLIGHPHWQQRIQKHLPRIEQLCGLLLCLIAAAALFNVAQHLVTN, from the coding sequence GTGTCCTTGTTCCTGCTGATCGCCAGTACCCATTTCCTGGCCCTGCTTTCCCCCGGCCCTGATTTCTTCCTGATCGCCCGCAGCACCTTGGCCCATGGTCGCTGGGTCGCAAGCGGTGCTTGCGCTGGTGTCGGCCTGGCCAATGGCCTGTACATCAGCCTGGCGCTGACGGGTTTTGCCCGGATGAGCACCGGCAGCCCCCTCTTTCTGCTGCTTCAGGGCGCGGGAGGGCTGTATCTGCTGTATTTGGGCGTGAAATTCCTGCAGGCAGCCCATCACAGCACCCAGCAAAGGATCAGTGCCTCTGGCGCCTCTACAGGCGGCTGGTGGCATCATGCCCTGCTGGGCCTGCTCTCCGGTCTGCTGAATCCTAAAAACGCTCTGTTTTACGCCAGCCTGGCCTCCGTACTCGCCAGCAGCCGCGCTGGCACCGGTCTGCACATCCTGCTGGGCCTGTGGATGTTTTTTATCGTTCTGCTCTGGGACTTGTTCATCACGGTTTTGATCGGGCATCCCCACTGGCAACAGCGCATACAAAAGCACTTGCCACGTATCGAGCAGCTTTGTGGCCTGCTGTTATGCCTGATTGCCGCTGCGGCACTTTTCAATGTGGCCCAACACCTGGTCACAAACTAA